The Stigmatella aurantiaca DW4/3-1 genome contains the following window.
CGATGTGAATCGACGTGAAGACGTCATCCCGGAGGATGCGCTCGCTGATGAGGATGGAGTCCTCGAAGTTGTAGCCCTGCCACGGCATGAACGCGACCACCACGTTCTGGCCGAGCGCCAGCTCACCGGTCTCCGTCGCCGGACCGTCGGCGATCACGTCGCCCTTCCGCACCCGGTCGCCCTTGCGGACGATGGGCTTCTGGTTGAGGCACGTGTTCTGGTTGGAGCGCTGGTACTTGAGCAGGTTGTAGATGTCCACCTCGGAGGACACGTCGCTCAGGGCCGCCTGCGAGTCCGCCTTGACCACGATGCGGCTGGCGTCCACGGACTCCACCACGCCGTCGCGGCGGGCCACGCACGTCACGCCGGAGTCGCGGGCCACGATGGCCTCGATGCCGGTGCCCACGAGCGGGGCCGCGGTGCGCAGCAGCGGCACCGCCTGGCGCTGCATGTTGGAACCCATGAGCGCGCGGTTGGCGTCGTCGTTCTCGAGGAACGGAATGAGGGAGGCGGCCACCGACACGAGCTGGTTCGGGGACACGTCCATCAGGTCCACGTCCTCGGCCTTGGCCTGGACGAACTCACCGCCACGGCGGGAGGACACGAGCGCGTTGACGAACTTGCCCTTCTTGTCCGTCTCGGCGTTGGCCTGGCCGATGGTGTGCTTCTCCTCCTCGAGCGCCGAGTAGAAAGCCACGTCGGCGGTCACCGAGCCGGCCTCCACCTTGCGGTACGGCGTCTCCACGAAACCGAACTCGTTGACGCGTGCGTAGGTGGACAGCGACGCGATGAGGCCGATGTTCGGGCCTTCCGGCGTCTCGATGGGGCAGATGCGGCCGTAGTGCGTCGGGTGCACGTCGCGCACTTCGAAGCCCGCGCGCTCGCGGGTGAGGCCTCCAGGCCCGAGGGCGGACAGGCGGCGCTTGTGGGTCACCTCGGAGAGCGGGTTCGTCTGATCCATGAACTGCGACAGCTGGCTGGACCCGAAGAACTCCTTGATCACCGCCGTCACCGGCTTGGCGTTGATCAGGTCGTGCGGCATGAGCGTTTCGATCTCCTGGAGGCTCATGCGCTCCTTGATCGCGCGCTCCATGCGCACCAGACCGATGCGGTACTGGTTCTCCAGCAGCTCGCCCACCGCGCGCACGCGCCGGTTGCCGAGGTGATCGATGTCGTCGATCGTCCCCTTGCCGTTCTTGAGGTCCACCAGGTAGCGGATGACCTCGAGGATGTCGCGCTTGGTGAGGATCTGCCCGTCGAGGGGCTCCTCGAGGCTGAACTTGAAGTTCAGCTTGAGGCGGCCGACCTTGGACAGATCGTAGCGCTCGGGGTTGAAGAACAGGTTGCTGAAGAGGTTGGTGGCCGTCTCGGGCGTCGGAGGATCACCCGGGCGCAGGCGGCGGTAGATCTCCATGATCGCCTGCTCGGGCGTCTCGATCTTGTCCATCATCAACGTCTCACGCAGGTACGGCCCCACGTTGAGGTTGTCGATGAACAGAACCTTGAACTCCTTGATGTCCCGCTTGAGGAGCTCGTCCACCTTCTCCTGGCTGACCTCCTCGTTGCACTCGAGGATGACCTCGCCGGTGTTCTCGTCCACCACGTCGTAGGCGGACACCTTGGTGAAGAGCTCGTCCGCGTCGATGGGCAGCGTCTTCATCTTCGCCGCCTCGAGCTTCTTGATGGCGGCGCGGGTGAACTTGCGGTTCTTCTTGACGATCAGGTCGCCCGTCTTGGTCTTGATGTCGCGCGTGGCGCGCTGACCCGGCAACAGCTCCAGCTCCACCGACTTCTCGAAGTCGACGTTGCTCGTGAGGTAGATCGTCTCGGTGGCGTAGTAGTAGTTGAGGATCTCCTCGGTGGAGCCCGAGAAGGTCAGCGGGTTCTTCTTCGCGGTGTCCTGAACCGCGCCCAGGGCGCGGATGAGCACCGTGGCGGGCAGCTTGCGGCGCCGGTCAATGCGCACGTACAGCAGGTCCTTGTGGTCGAACTCGAAGTCGATCCACGAGCCACGGTACGGGATGATGCGGGCGTTGTAGAGCAGCTTGCCAGACGAGTGGCTCTTGCCCTTGTCGTGGTCGAAGAAGGCACCCGGGCTGCGGTGCAGCTGGCTGACCACCACGCGCTCGGTGCCGTTGATGATGAACGTCCCGTTCTGGGTCATCAGCGGGATTTCGCCGAAATAGACCTCCTGCTCCTTCACATCGCGAATGGACTGGGCGCCGGTCTCCTCGTCCTTGTCCCATACGACCAGGCGGACGACGACCTTGATGGGCGCCGAGTAGGTCATGCCACGCTGGTGGCACTCATCAACGTCGTACTTGGGCTTCTCCAAGTGGTAGCTGACGAACTCCAGCGAGGAGGTCTCGTTGAAGTCGCGGATCGGAAACACCGACTTGAAGACACCCTGAAGGCCGAGGTCCTCGCGCTTCTCCGGCGCAATGTCCGCCTGGAGGAACTTTTCGTAGGACTGCTTCTGGATGTTGATGAGATTGGGAATGTCGATGATCTTCGCGATCTTGGCGAAGGTCTTCCGCACGCGGAAGTTGTTCTGGATCTGCGTCGGCATTCGGTCTCCGGGAACGGGCTGCTCGGGCTGCTTGCTCGGGCGGGGCAAACTTCAGTAACGCGCGGCGGCGGCGGGAAATTTAGGAATCGTCAAATGGGCAAAGCCGACATCCCCCTTTTCAGGAGGCGTCGGCCTGCTCAACCAGCCAGGGAGGCGCCTGGAACTTCCCGGAACCAAGCGCCCCCTGTTGAACTACTTGACCTCGACGGTCGCACCAGCCGCGGTGAGCTGGTCCTTGAACTTCTTGGCGTCGTCCTTGGACACGCCCTCCTTGACGTTCTTCGGAGCGCCCTCGACCAGGTCCTTGGCCTCCTTCAGGCCCAGGCCGGTGATCGCGCGGATCTCCTTGATGACGTTGATCTTGTTGGCACCGGCGTTGGCCAGGACCACCGTGAACTCCGTCTTCTCCTCGACAGGAGCGGCGGCAGCGGCACCGGCGGCCGGGCCCGCGGCCACGGCCACGGCGGCGGCGGAAACGCCCCACTTGTTCTCAAGCAGCTTCACCAGCTCTCCCGCCTCGAGGACGGTGAGAGTGGAGAGTTCCTCTGCAATCTTGTTCAGATCAGCCATTGTGATTCATCCTTCTGGGTTCATCTAACCGGCCGGGACTCCAGCGGAGCAAAAGGCCGGGGGTTGTCAGTGAGAATGCTTCTCGATTCGGTTACTTGGACTCGCCCTGCTCGCTACGGGCCTGAAGCACCCGCGCAAGCTGCGAACCAGGGGCCGACAGGGTCCGAACCAACTTGGAGGCCGGCTGGTTCAACATCCCCAGCAGCTGTCCACGCAACTCCGTCAGACCGGGCATCTTCGCCAGGGCCTTCACGCCCTCGACGTTGATCCTCTTGCCCTGAACGACGGCGCTCCGGATCTTGATCGTCTCCAAGTCCTTGATGAACTCGGTGAGGATCTTGGCCGGGGCGATGACATCGTCGTAGCTGATCGCCAGCGCGACGGGGCCCTTGAAATCGTCGGCGATGACTTCCACCGACGTCCCCTTGGCCGCCCGCTTGGCGAGCGTGTTCTTGATGACCTTGTAATCGACCTTGGCCTCGCGGAACTTCCGGCGGAGCTTGGTCACGGTCTCCACGTCCAGCTTGGAAAACTCGGCGACAATGGCGGTCTGAGTCCGCTGGAACTTGTCGCTGAGTTCCTTGATCATCTCTTCCTTCTCGCTCTTCTGCACCTTGACTCACCTCCTTACGAGACCCACCTATTCGGTGGGCTTGATGCCTGGGCCAAAGCGGCAGAGCGAGAGGAGCCTTCGAGAGGCACCACACCGCACCTCCAAGTCTCGGCAGGGCTGGCCTCGCGGCCGTTTGAACCCAGGAAGCGCCATTTCTTCCGACCGGTTTCCCGGTTCCCAAACGGAAGACATGCCGTCGCCTCGGTCCCTGCTGTCATGAACCAGGGATGGACACCCCGTTAAACGAACGTGGCGCCCGAATTGCAAAAGCCGGGGGCCTATACCCCCGGCTTTGGCAAAGATCCAGCCTTTTTTGCGCGCAAATGTACGACCGCCGACAGAGGGGCCCTTGAAGCCTGCCTGCCGAGCGGCCGAAGGACCGGCTAGCGGTGCCGGGCGAGGATCTCGGTGGTGTCGAGCTTGATGCCCGGCCCCATGGTGGTGGAGAGGGCGATGCCCTTCAGGTAGACGCCCTTGGCCGTGGCCGGCTTGAGCTTCATCACCAGGTCCACGAGGGTGTTGAAGTTGGCCTCGAGCTTGTCCGCCGCGAAGGAGGACTTGCCCATCTTCACGTGGACGATGCCCGCCTTCTCCACGCGGAAGTCCACCTTACCGCCCTTGGCATCCGCTACGGCCTTGCGCACATCCACGGTGACGGTGCCGACCTTGGGGTTCGGCATGAGGCCGCGGGGGCCGAGCACCTTACCGAGGCGGCCGACCACACCCATCATGTCCGGCGTGGCGACAACGGTGTCGAAGTCGAGGAAGCCACCCTCGATGCGCTTGGCGAGATCATCGCCGCCCACCACATCGGCGCCGGCGGCCTCGGCCTCGCTGGCCTTCTCACCCTTGGCGAACACGGCCACGCGCACGACGGCGCCGGTTCCGTGCGGGAGCACCACGGCGCCACGGACCATCTGATCCGCGTGCTTCGGGTCCACGCCCAGGTTGATGGCCACATCCACGGTCTGATCGAACTTGGTGGCGCGGGCCTCGACGGTCTTCTTCAGGAGCTGAAAGCCCTCGGCAATGGAGTAGCGCTTGTTGCGATCCACGAGAGCAGTGGCAGCAGCGAACTTCTTGGCAATCTTCGGCATGATCGGAATCCTTTTGGAAGAGGGCGTCGGTTAGCCGACGACGTCGATGCCCATGGAGCGCGCGGTGCCAGCGATGGTGTTCATCGCCGCCTCGAGAGAAGCCGCAGTGGTGTCCTGGATCTTCTTCTTGGCGATCTCTTCCAGCTGCTGGCGGGTGATCTGCCCCACCTTCTCCTTGCCAGGCTTCTTCGCGCCCGAGCCCTTCTTCTTCTCGGTGTGCAGACCCGCCGCCTTCTTGATGAGCACGGCGGCCGGCGGCGTCTTGAGGATGAACGTGAAGGAACGGTCCTGGTACACCGTGATGATGACCGGGATGATCAGGCCTTCCTTGGCCTCCGCCTGGGTCTTGGCGTTGAACTGCTTGCAGAACTCCATGATGTTCACGCCCTGCTGACCGAGCGCGGGGCCGATCGGAGGAGCGGGGTTCGCCTTACCGGCGGGAATCTGCAGTTTGACCTGTCCTGTGACCTTCTTCATCGGCTGACAGCTGCCTTTCGAGACGGTGGTCCATGCGAACCGCTAGACGGCGGTTCTCCCACCTGGGGATCCGCGGCCATCCGCCGCGGAAGGGGGTTTAGCCGGTGGTCTTCTCCACCTGCATGAAATCGAGCTCAACGGGGGTGGCCCGGCCAAAGATGCTCACCAGGACCTTCACGCGCCCCTTCTCGGGGTTGACCTCTTCCACCGTGCCGTTGAAGTTGGCGAAGGGCCCATCGATGACGCGGACCGTGTCCCCATCCTCGAACTGCACCTTGGGCTTCGGCTTGAGCGTCCCCTCGGAGATCTGCGAGGTGAGGCGAGCCACCTCCGCATCCGAGATGGGGGTGGGCTGCTGGTTCTGCGCGGCGCCCGGGAAACCGGTGATCTTCGGCGTGTTCTTCACCAGGTGCCACGTCCGGTCATTCAGATCCATCTGGACGAAGATGTAGCCCGGGAAGAACTTGCGCTTGGAGGTCTTCTTCTCGCCCTTCACCATCTCGACGACCTGCTCCATGGGGATGAGGATCTCCCCAAACTGGTCTTGCAGACCTTCGAGCCGGATCTTCTCCTCCAGGCTCTTCTTGGCCTGGTTCTCGAAATTCGAGTAGGTGTGGACGACGTACCATTTCTTCGCCATTACAACTTCCCCCACACGGCGGGCAGCCACTCCACCATCAGGTTGTAGGCGATGGTATCGATGCAGAAGAGGATGACGGCGGCCA
Protein-coding sequences here:
- the rplL gene encoding 50S ribosomal protein L7/L12 translates to MADLNKIAEELSTLTVLEAGELVKLLENKWGVSAAAVAVAAGPAAGAAAAAPVEEKTEFTVVLANAGANKINVIKEIRAITGLGLKEAKDLVEGAPKNVKEGVSKDDAKKFKDQLTAAGATVEVK
- the rplK gene encoding 50S ribosomal protein L11 is translated as MKKVTGQVKLQIPAGKANPAPPIGPALGQQGVNIMEFCKQFNAKTQAEAKEGLIIPVIITVYQDRSFTFILKTPPAAVLIKKAAGLHTEKKKGSGAKKPGKEKVGQITRQQLEEIAKKKIQDTTAASLEAAMNTIAGTARSMGIDVVG
- the rpoB gene encoding DNA-directed RNA polymerase subunit beta; the encoded protein is MPTQIQNNFRVRKTFAKIAKIIDIPNLINIQKQSYEKFLQADIAPEKREDLGLQGVFKSVFPIRDFNETSSLEFVSYHLEKPKYDVDECHQRGMTYSAPIKVVVRLVVWDKDEETGAQSIRDVKEQEVYFGEIPLMTQNGTFIINGTERVVVSQLHRSPGAFFDHDKGKSHSSGKLLYNARIIPYRGSWIDFEFDHKDLLYVRIDRRRKLPATVLIRALGAVQDTAKKNPLTFSGSTEEILNYYYATETIYLTSNVDFEKSVELELLPGQRATRDIKTKTGDLIVKKNRKFTRAAIKKLEAAKMKTLPIDADELFTKVSAYDVVDENTGEVILECNEEVSQEKVDELLKRDIKEFKVLFIDNLNVGPYLRETLMMDKIETPEQAIMEIYRRLRPGDPPTPETATNLFSNLFFNPERYDLSKVGRLKLNFKFSLEEPLDGQILTKRDILEVIRYLVDLKNGKGTIDDIDHLGNRRVRAVGELLENQYRIGLVRMERAIKERMSLQEIETLMPHDLINAKPVTAVIKEFFGSSQLSQFMDQTNPLSEVTHKRRLSALGPGGLTRERAGFEVRDVHPTHYGRICPIETPEGPNIGLIASLSTYARVNEFGFVETPYRKVEAGSVTADVAFYSALEEEKHTIGQANAETDKKGKFVNALVSSRRGGEFVQAKAEDVDLMDVSPNQLVSVAASLIPFLENDDANRALMGSNMQRQAVPLLRTAAPLVGTGIEAIVARDSGVTCVARRDGVVESVDASRIVVKADSQAALSDVSSEVDIYNLLKYQRSNQNTCLNQKPIVRKGDRVRKGDVIADGPATETGELALGQNVVVAFMPWQGYNFEDSILISERILRDDVFTSIHIEEFECIARDTKLGKEEITRDIPNVGEEALKDLDESGIIRIGAEVKPGDVLVGKITPKGETQLSPEEKLLRAIFGEKAGDVRDSSLRVPPGVQGTVINAKVFSRKGVEKDERAKQIESAEEAKLLKDQNDEIKVLQDSAFSRLRNLLRGKEAQGKLVDDKGKILLKKGDILNDELLATVPYKYWAEISVGDPLDGRIRDILKSLEDTKEAVKLAFGEKIARIKKGDELPPGVIKMVKVYVAIKRKLAVGDKMAGRHGNKGVVSRIHPEEDMPYLDDGRPVDIVLNPLGVPSRMNIGQILETHLGWAAKGVGEQLQRYIEENYSGEQLKKQLKTVYDDKAFGDFVDALPDDEVKILCQRLKKGIHVATPVFDGAREPEIHSLFDEARLPRTGQMVLFDGRTGEPFDQNVTVGVMYMLKLHHLVDEKIHARSIGPYSLVTQQPLGGKAQFGGQRLGEMEVWAMEAYGAAYTLQEFLTVKSDDVVGRTRMYEAIVKGDNVLESGLPESFNVLLKELQSLALDVELLESAPPERQRSFGGDFGGGGDSDDRKTGTDA
- the rplJ gene encoding 50S ribosomal protein L10, which codes for MQKSEKEEMIKELSDKFQRTQTAIVAEFSKLDVETVTKLRRKFREAKVDYKVIKNTLAKRAAKGTSVEVIADDFKGPVALAISYDDVIAPAKILTEFIKDLETIKIRSAVVQGKRINVEGVKALAKMPGLTELRGQLLGMLNQPASKLVRTLSAPGSQLARVLQARSEQGESK
- the rplA gene encoding 50S ribosomal protein L1: MPKIAKKFAAATALVDRNKRYSIAEGFQLLKKTVEARATKFDQTVDVAINLGVDPKHADQMVRGAVVLPHGTGAVVRVAVFAKGEKASEAEAAGADVVGGDDLAKRIEGGFLDFDTVVATPDMMGVVGRLGKVLGPRGLMPNPKVGTVTVDVRKAVADAKGGKVDFRVEKAGIVHVKMGKSSFAADKLEANFNTLVDLVMKLKPATAKGVYLKGIALSTTMGPGIKLDTTEILARHR
- the nusG gene encoding transcription termination/antitermination protein NusG: MAKKWYVVHTYSNFENQAKKSLEEKIRLEGLQDQFGEILIPMEQVVEMVKGEKKTSKRKFFPGYIFVQMDLNDRTWHLVKNTPKITGFPGAAQNQQPTPISDAEVARLTSQISEGTLKPKPKVQFEDGDTVRVIDGPFANFNGTVEEVNPEKGRVKVLVSIFGRATPVELDFMQVEKTTG